In Prescottella soli, a genomic segment contains:
- a CDS encoding TetR/AcrR family transcriptional regulator, with translation MPAPSKSSATPPPASRHQRRREKTRARLIDAARALVAERGVDAVGLSDITEAADLGVGTFYNYFQSRDEIVEAVAEESIESLGARMDLMTVDMPDAAEVFSSSLRHLVRHAISDPLWGWFVVRLGVAHPKLIDILGPRAARDLRKGVDSGRFTISDVEIATACVFGALLSTLHHVVSAPTQDGTDEVFAQAMLCMVGVVPDEARVVASRPLPPLPEVSTPQ, from the coding sequence GTGCCTGCACCGTCGAAATCCTCCGCGACACCCCCTCCGGCGTCGCGCCACCAGCGTCGGCGCGAGAAGACCCGGGCACGGCTCATCGACGCCGCACGCGCTCTCGTGGCCGAACGCGGAGTCGACGCGGTGGGCCTGTCGGACATCACCGAAGCCGCAGACCTGGGTGTCGGGACGTTCTACAACTACTTCCAGTCCCGTGACGAGATCGTCGAGGCGGTGGCCGAGGAATCGATCGAATCACTGGGCGCCAGAATGGATTTGATGACCGTCGACATGCCCGACGCTGCGGAGGTGTTTTCTTCGTCGCTGCGTCACCTCGTGCGCCACGCGATCAGCGATCCCTTGTGGGGGTGGTTCGTGGTGCGACTCGGTGTGGCTCATCCGAAGCTCATCGACATTCTCGGCCCCCGGGCAGCGCGTGACCTGCGCAAGGGCGTCGACAGTGGACGCTTCACGATTTCCGATGTGGAGATTGCCACGGCGTGCGTGTTCGGCGCCCTGCTCTCGACCCTGCATCACGTGGTGTCGGCGCCGACGCAGGACGGCACCGACGAAGTCTTCGCCCAGGCGATGTTGTGCATGGTCGGAGTCGTCCCCGACGAGGCACGAGTCGTCGCCTCCCGGCCACTGCCTCCACTCCCCGAAGTGTCGACCCCTCAATAA
- a CDS encoding bifunctional 3-(3-hydroxy-phenyl)propionate/3-hydroxycinnamic acid hydroxylase, with translation MTDTQTARTEAAAYDTDVAVVGCGPVGTLLAVLLGQRGHRVTIVDKWPAPYAQPRAVTYDHEIARILAILGIDSDNDPAVEYHDDLYYWRNAEGEDLLEVDWKSIAASGWRTRYWFSQPELEKRLREIAATLPSVTMLRGWTATDLEQNDDAVVLTGQVTCTNGDSATEVIRAKYVVGADGANSFVRTALGLDFADHGFFFDWLILDMIMPDISGLDLGPTHWQLCDPARPTTIVPGGPGRRRWEYMVLPGEDPVELASEQSAWHLLEPWGVTPANAELERSAVYRFQARWAENWRNGRGLIAGDAAHLMPPFAGEGMCAGLRDALALAWRLDLVLSGRSSDDVLDTYGTERKGHVQHYIDFSIRLGKIICISDADDAAARDQQMIAELAASDGTPVDTDMASLGPGLWHSGTAHAGELSVQGVVEANGRRGRFDDVVGRGWTVIGRGASTADVLTDEQRRLWDRLDGRYVRIGPAGADCDVVDVDGTYGRWLDEIGADFMILRPDFYVAATAPDAAALRDSLGTILDGLHLTTTDRAPVTTR, from the coding sequence ATGACGGACACCCAGACGGCTCGCACCGAGGCCGCCGCATACGACACCGATGTGGCAGTGGTGGGCTGTGGCCCCGTCGGGACGCTGCTGGCCGTGCTGCTCGGTCAGCGCGGTCACCGAGTCACGATCGTCGATAAGTGGCCCGCTCCGTACGCACAGCCCCGCGCGGTCACCTACGACCACGAGATCGCCCGCATTCTCGCGATTCTGGGCATCGATTCGGACAACGATCCGGCGGTCGAGTACCACGACGATCTCTACTACTGGCGTAACGCCGAAGGGGAAGACCTCCTCGAGGTCGACTGGAAATCCATCGCAGCATCGGGGTGGCGCACGCGGTACTGGTTCTCCCAGCCCGAACTCGAGAAGCGGCTTCGTGAGATCGCCGCGACCTTGCCGAGCGTGACGATGCTGCGCGGCTGGACGGCGACCGACCTCGAGCAGAACGACGACGCGGTCGTGCTGACCGGTCAGGTCACCTGCACGAACGGCGACTCGGCCACCGAGGTGATCCGGGCAAAGTACGTCGTCGGGGCGGACGGTGCCAACAGCTTCGTTCGTACGGCACTTGGCCTGGACTTCGCCGACCACGGATTCTTCTTCGACTGGCTTATCCTCGACATGATCATGCCGGACATCTCGGGTCTCGATCTCGGCCCGACGCACTGGCAGCTGTGCGACCCGGCCCGGCCGACGACGATCGTCCCGGGCGGACCCGGCCGCCGCCGCTGGGAGTACATGGTGCTGCCCGGGGAGGACCCAGTGGAACTGGCCTCCGAGCAATCCGCGTGGCATCTGCTCGAACCGTGGGGCGTCACCCCGGCCAACGCCGAACTCGAGCGTTCTGCGGTCTACCGATTCCAGGCACGGTGGGCGGAAAACTGGCGCAATGGCCGTGGACTGATCGCGGGCGATGCCGCACATCTGATGCCGCCGTTCGCCGGCGAGGGTATGTGCGCGGGCCTTCGGGACGCCTTGGCCCTGGCATGGCGCCTGGATCTCGTGCTGTCGGGCAGATCCAGCGACGACGTGCTCGATACCTATGGGACCGAACGCAAGGGGCACGTCCAGCACTACATCGACTTCTCGATTCGCCTGGGCAAGATCATCTGCATTTCCGACGCCGACGACGCGGCTGCCCGGGACCAGCAGATGATCGCCGAACTCGCCGCCTCCGACGGCACCCCGGTCGACACCGACATGGCCTCGCTCGGACCAGGCCTGTGGCATTCGGGTACCGCTCATGCCGGGGAACTGTCCGTTCAGGGCGTCGTGGAGGCGAATGGCCGACGGGGCCGATTCGACGACGTCGTGGGCCGAGGCTGGACCGTGATCGGCCGGGGTGCATCCACCGCGGACGTGCTCACCGACGAGCAGCGCCGCCTGTGGGACCGTCTGGACGGACGCTATGTCCGGATCGGGCCGGCGGGTGCCGACTGCGACGTGGTCGACGTGGACGGCACCTACGGGAGGTGGCTCGACGAGATCGGCGCCGACTTCATGATCCTGCGCCCCGACTTCTACGTCGCGGCCACCGCCCCCGACGCGGCGGCACTGCGGGACTCACTCGGCACGATTCTCGACGGGCTGCATTTGACCACCACCGATCGCGCACCGGTCACGACCCGATGA
- a CDS encoding maleylacetate reductase, producing the protein MNLNFDHVTLGQRVLFGSGRAADSLADEVARLGARRVMVVASRSEARVAQAVTTHIDVAVFHDDVAPHVPIAKAESARAVAVDKAVDLLVCVGGGSTTGLAKAVALATGLPIVAVPTTYAGSEATNVWGLTEAARKTTGVDDRVLPVTVIYDAHLTLSLPVELSVASGLNGMAHCIDSMWAPRTDPINRALAAEGIRALAEGLPAIKGDPQDVSGREQTLYGAYLSAVAFASAGSGLHHKICHVLGGAYNLPHAQTHATVLPYVLAFNAPAAHEAERRIAAAFGTGTAVAGLSSLRATLDAPRALKDYGFDETQIPEAVELILPVVPDSNPRPVTATDLEALLRAAHAGETPVL; encoded by the coding sequence ATGAACCTGAATTTCGATCACGTCACGCTCGGACAGCGGGTGCTGTTCGGATCTGGACGCGCTGCCGACAGCCTCGCCGACGAGGTCGCCCGGCTCGGGGCCCGACGGGTCATGGTCGTCGCGTCCCGATCCGAAGCCCGAGTCGCCCAGGCGGTCACGACACACATCGATGTGGCCGTGTTCCACGACGACGTCGCCCCGCACGTTCCGATCGCCAAGGCCGAGTCGGCACGTGCAGTTGCGGTGGACAAGGCTGTCGACCTGCTGGTGTGTGTCGGCGGCGGCTCGACCACCGGGCTGGCCAAGGCCGTCGCCCTGGCGACGGGACTGCCGATCGTCGCCGTGCCCACCACCTACGCGGGCTCCGAGGCCACCAACGTGTGGGGCCTGACCGAGGCAGCCCGTAAGACCACGGGCGTCGACGACCGGGTGCTGCCCGTCACGGTGATCTACGACGCGCACCTGACGCTATCGTTGCCGGTGGAACTGTCGGTCGCGTCCGGCCTCAACGGCATGGCCCACTGCATCGACTCGATGTGGGCGCCACGCACCGACCCGATCAACCGCGCCCTCGCCGCCGAGGGCATCCGGGCGCTCGCCGAGGGACTGCCCGCGATCAAGGGAGATCCGCAGGACGTGAGCGGACGCGAGCAGACCCTGTACGGCGCGTACCTGTCCGCGGTCGCGTTCGCGTCCGCGGGATCGGGTCTGCATCACAAGATCTGTCACGTCCTCGGCGGCGCCTACAACCTGCCCCACGCCCAAACCCACGCGACGGTCCTGCCATACGTCCTCGCCTTCAACGCCCCCGCCGCACACGAGGCGGAGCGGAGGATCGCCGCGGCGTTCGGGACGGGTACCGCGGTCGCGGGACTGAGCTCGCTGCGGGCGACGCTCGACGCCCCCCGAGCCCTGAAGGACTACGGGTTCGACGAGACGCAGATTCCCGAGGCCGTGGAGTTGATCCTGCCCGTCGTCCCCGATTCCAATCCCCGCCCGGTGACCGCCACCGATCTGGAAGCGCTCCTGCGCGCAGCCCATGCAGGCGAAACCCCCGTGCTGTGA
- a CDS encoding dioxygenase, whose product MTTHTEAPINPQQQALEDELVATVVASFDAAPNPRLKEVMQSLTRHLHAFIRDVRLTEAEWNTAIEFLTAVGHITDDKRQEFVLLSDVLGASMQTIAVNNQAHKGATDATVFGPFFVEDAPEIPLGGDIAGGASGQPCWVEGTVTDTDGKPVPGARIEVWECDEDGYYDVQYTDERVAGRAHLFTNDQGQYRFWGLTPVPYPIPHDGPVGKMLESVGRSPVRAAHLHFMVTADGLRPLVTHIFVDGDPQIDIGDSVFGVKESLIKEFAVQAPGSPTPDGRSLGDRTWARARFDIVLAPAGV is encoded by the coding sequence ATGACCACTCACACCGAAGCGCCGATCAACCCACAGCAGCAGGCACTCGAGGACGAACTCGTCGCCACCGTCGTCGCATCGTTCGACGCCGCCCCCAACCCGCGACTGAAGGAAGTCATGCAGTCGCTGACCCGGCACCTGCACGCATTCATCCGCGACGTTCGGCTGACGGAAGCAGAATGGAACACGGCGATCGAATTCCTCACCGCCGTCGGGCACATCACCGACGACAAGCGCCAGGAATTCGTCCTACTCTCCGACGTCCTCGGCGCATCCATGCAAACCATCGCCGTCAACAACCAGGCACACAAGGGCGCCACCGACGCGACGGTCTTCGGTCCGTTCTTCGTCGAGGATGCCCCCGAGATCCCGCTCGGCGGTGACATCGCCGGTGGCGCCTCGGGGCAGCCGTGCTGGGTCGAAGGCACCGTCACCGACACCGACGGCAAACCGGTTCCCGGCGCCCGCATCGAGGTGTGGGAGTGCGACGAGGACGGATACTACGACGTGCAATACACCGACGAGCGGGTTGCCGGTCGCGCGCACCTGTTCACCAACGACCAAGGGCAGTACCGGTTCTGGGGCCTGACACCGGTGCCCTACCCCATCCCTCACGATGGGCCGGTCGGCAAGATGCTCGAGTCCGTGGGCCGTTCTCCGGTCCGTGCGGCGCACCTGCACTTCATGGTCACCGCCGACGGTCTACGTCCCCTGGTCACGCACATCTTTGTCGACGGCGATCCGCAGATCGACATCGGCGACAGCGTCTTCGGGGTCAAGGAGTCACTGATCAAGGAATTCGCGGTGCAGGCGCCGGGATCTCCCACCCCGGACGGCCGTAGCCTCGGCGACCGCACTTGGGCGCGAGCGCGTTTCGACATCGTCCTCGCCCCCGCAGGCGTCTGA
- a CDS encoding NAD(P)-dependent malic enzyme: MRVSTTPSAGIDLTGEAIFQAHLGGKLEIGLTAPLEDRRDLSIAYTPGVAEVSRAIHRDPAVAYTHTWASRLVAVVSDGTAVLGLGNIGAGASLPVMEGKSALFKRFAGLNSIPLVLETTDVDEIVETIVRLRSSFGAVNLEDIAAPRCFEIETRLIEALNMPVTHDDQHGTAVVVLAALTNAATVIGRELAALRVVISGAGAAGIAVTDILLAAGVPDVTLVDSRGIIHPDRGDLTGIKATYAARTNPRGVTGGYENALDGANVFIGVSSGTVPEEALARMSKDAVVFALSNPDPEVHPDVARRFAAVVATGRSDFPNQINNVLAFPGIFRGALDARATKITPAMKIAAAHAIATIAAEDLTCEHIVPSPLDERVAPAVAAAVMQASSPGR; encoded by the coding sequence GTGAGGGTTTCGACCACGCCCTCGGCAGGAATCGACCTGACCGGCGAGGCGATCTTTCAGGCACACCTGGGAGGCAAGCTGGAGATCGGGTTGACCGCGCCACTCGAAGACAGGCGTGACCTGTCCATCGCCTACACCCCAGGAGTGGCCGAAGTCAGTCGCGCGATCCACCGCGACCCCGCCGTCGCCTACACCCACACGTGGGCCTCGCGGCTGGTCGCCGTGGTCAGCGACGGGACCGCGGTGCTCGGGTTGGGCAACATCGGCGCGGGCGCGTCGCTGCCGGTGATGGAAGGTAAATCGGCACTGTTCAAGAGATTCGCCGGGCTGAACTCCATTCCGCTGGTCCTCGAAACCACCGACGTCGACGAGATCGTCGAGACTATCGTGCGGCTGCGGTCGAGCTTCGGGGCCGTCAACTTGGAGGACATCGCGGCCCCGCGATGCTTCGAGATCGAAACCCGCCTCATCGAAGCACTGAATATGCCGGTCACGCACGACGACCAGCACGGCACCGCCGTCGTGGTCCTGGCCGCCCTGACCAACGCCGCCACCGTGATCGGCCGTGAGCTCGCCGCGCTGCGTGTCGTCATTTCAGGAGCCGGAGCCGCGGGGATCGCCGTCACCGACATCCTGCTCGCCGCCGGCGTGCCGGATGTGACACTGGTGGATTCGCGCGGCATCATCCACCCGGATCGAGGGGATCTCACCGGCATCAAGGCCACGTACGCGGCCCGGACCAATCCCCGCGGGGTCACCGGCGGCTACGAGAACGCATTGGACGGTGCGAATGTCTTCATCGGTGTGTCCTCGGGCACCGTTCCGGAGGAGGCGTTGGCACGAATGTCCAAGGACGCCGTCGTCTTCGCGCTGTCCAACCCGGATCCCGAAGTCCACCCCGACGTCGCCCGCAGGTTCGCCGCCGTCGTCGCCACCGGCCGCAGCGACTTCCCGAACCAGATCAACAACGTCCTGGCCTTTCCCGGTATCTTCCGAGGCGCACTCGATGCCCGCGCAACGAAAATCACTCCGGCCATGAAGATCGCCGCAGCTCATGCGATCGCGACGATCGCCGCCGAAGATCTCACCTGCGAGCACATCGTCCCGAGCCCCCTGGACGAGCGAGTCGCGCCGGCCGTCGCCGCAGCAGTCATGCAGGCCAGTTCCCCCGGCCGCTGA
- a CDS encoding Dabb family protein — MSIGHVITFTFLPGTSPETITRLTDALDTLAASSEGIESYRHGRDLEFRHGNADYAIAAVFRDRAALTAYLAAPQHLRLVTDLVEPHVTAKSSVQFECAGPAQR, encoded by the coding sequence GTGTCCATCGGTCATGTCATCACCTTCACCTTCCTGCCCGGCACATCCCCGGAAACGATCACGCGGCTGACCGACGCGCTCGACACACTCGCAGCCTCGTCCGAGGGAATCGAAAGCTACCGACACGGCCGCGACCTCGAATTCCGTCACGGCAACGCCGACTATGCCATCGCCGCGGTGTTTCGCGATCGCGCCGCCCTCACCGCGTACCTGGCGGCGCCGCAGCACCTGCGCCTCGTGACCGACCTGGTCGAACCCCACGTCACAGCGAAAAGCTCCGTGCAATTCGAGTGCGCCGGCCCGGCCCAGCGCTGA
- a CDS encoding WhiB family transcriptional regulator — MDHLRRGRRDSGNPQAGGLGWRLHARCRHTVEHLFFPPDNERHGAQVRREAAAKEICADCPVIIDCRHDASTQPELVGVWGALTERDRSSRRLRATAAAS, encoded by the coding sequence ATGGATCACCTACGTCGAGGGCGGCGCGACTCCGGAAACCCGCAGGCGGGTGGCCTGGGGTGGCGGTTGCACGCCCGATGCCGACACACCGTCGAGCATCTCTTCTTCCCTCCGGACAACGAGCGTCACGGGGCCCAGGTACGGAGAGAGGCTGCCGCCAAGGAGATCTGTGCAGACTGTCCCGTCATCATCGACTGCAGACACGACGCGTCGACCCAACCCGAGCTGGTCGGGGTCTGGGGAGCGCTGACCGAACGCGACCGCAGCTCCCGACGCCTACGTGCAACCGCCGCTGCGTCATGA
- a CDS encoding transposase, with protein sequence MAEVRGEYSSEWAAIVSVAAKLGIGSAQTLLNWVRRDQVDAGKRPGVTSDMAEELRKLRAENRELKRANDILKSASTFFAAELDRRTR encoded by the coding sequence ATCGCCGAGGTCCGCGGCGAGTACTCGTCGGAATGGGCAGCGATCGTGTCGGTCGCCGCCAAGTTGGGCATCGGTTCGGCACAGACCCTGCTGAACTGGGTTCGTCGCGATCAGGTCGACGCAGGGAAGCGCCCCGGGGTGACCAGCGACATGGCCGAGGAACTCCGCAAGCTCCGAGCTGAGAATCGAGAACTCAAGCGCGCCAACGATATACTGAAGTCGGCATCGACTTTCTTCGCGGCGGAGCTCGACCGCCGCACTCGGTGA
- a CDS encoding phosphatase PAP2 family protein yields the protein MSAPAGGSRASGSWDSGETARSAHRAQRPERPDPGRLEARLVPMPESASFPSGHAASAFAFVYTVGRHYPVFAVPIRLLASGVAYSRVHTVVHYPGDVVLGSVLGAGTSAMVAGARDRRNRPPGREEGVVSGRLLGLLLADDR from the coding sequence ATGTCTGCGCCCGCCGGCGGCAGCCGTGCAAGCGGCAGCTGGGATTCGGGAGAAACTGCGCGATCAGCGCACCGAGCGCAGCGTCCGGAGCGACCTGATCCGGGTCGGCTCGAAGCCCGTCTTGTTCCCATGCCGGAGTCCGCGTCCTTCCCATCCGGTCACGCCGCCTCGGCTTTTGCGTTCGTCTATACGGTGGGCCGACACTACCCGGTGTTTGCAGTGCCGATCCGGTTGCTCGCCAGTGGGGTGGCCTATTCGAGAGTGCACACCGTTGTGCACTACCCCGGTGACGTGGTGCTCGGCTCCGTCCTCGGAGCCGGAACGTCGGCCATGGTGGCGGGCGCACGCGACCGTAGGAATCGGCCGCCAGGGCGGGAGGAAGGCGTCGTATCCGGCCGACTACTCGGGCTCCTCCTGGCGGACGACCGGTGA